Proteins encoded together in one Microcebus murinus isolate Inina chromosome 16, M.murinus_Inina_mat1.0, whole genome shotgun sequence window:
- the SSTR4 gene encoding somatostatin receptor type 4, which produces MSAPATLPPEGEEGLETAWPPAANASQAPAEDAVAAGTGGSGAAGMVTIQCIYALVCLLGLVGNALVIFVILRYAKMKTATNIYLLNLAIADELFMLSVPFVASSAALRHWPFGPVLCRAVLSVDGLNMFTSVFCLTVLSVDRYVAVVHPLRAATYRRPSVAKLINLGVWLASLLVTLPIAIFADTRPARGGQAVACNLHWPHPAWSAVFVVYTFLLGFLLPVLAIGLCYLLIVGKMRAVALRAGWQQRRRSEKKITRLVLMVVAVFVLCWMPFYVVQLLNLFVTSLDATVNHVSLILSYANSCANPILYGFLSDNFRRSFQRVLCLRCCLLDAAGGAEEEPLDYYATALKSRGGAGCMCPPLPCQQEPVPPEPSRKHMPLTKTTIF; this is translated from the coding sequence ATGAGCGCCCCCGCGACGCTGCCCCctgagggagaggaggggctggagacGGCCTGGCCCCCCGCAGCCAACGCCAGCCAGGCTCCCGCAGAAGATGCGGTGGCGGCGGGGACAGGGGGCTCGGGGGCGGCGGGCATGGTCACCATCCAGTGTATCTACGCGCTGGTGTGCCTACTGGGCCTGGTGGGCAACGCCCTGGTCATCTTCGTGATCCTTCGCTACGCCAAGATGAAGACGGCCACCAACATCTACCTGCTCAACCTGGCCATCGCGGACGAGCTGTTCATGCTGAGCGTGCCGTTCGTGGCCTCGTCGGCCGCCCTGCGCCACTGGCCCTTCGGGCCGGTGCTGTGCCGCGCGGTGCTCAGCGTCGACGGCCTCAACATGTTCACCAGCGTCTTCTGCCTGACCGTGCTCAGCGTGGACCGCTACGTGGCCGTGGTGCACCCTCTGCGCGCGGCCACCTACCGGCGGCCCAGCGTGGCCAAGCTGATCAACCTGGGAGTGTGGCTGGCGTCCCTGCTGGTCACCCTGCCCATCGCCATCTTCGCAGACACCAGGCCGGCTCGCGGGGGCCAGGCTGTGGCCTGCAACCTGCACTGGCCGCACCCGGCATGGTCGGCGGTCTTCGTGGTTTATACTTTCCTGCTGGGCTTCCTGCTGCCGGTTCTGGCCATCGGCCTGTGCTACCTGCTCATCGTGGGCAAGATGCGGGCCGTGGCGCTGCGGGCTGGCTGGCAGCAGCGACGGCGCTCGGAGAAGAAGATCACTAGACTGGTGCTGATGGTCGTGGCCGTCTTTGTGCTCTGCTGGATGCCTTTCTACGTGGTGCAGCTGCTGAACCTCTTTGTGACCAGCCTTGATGCCACAGTCAACCACGTGTCCCTCATCCTCAGCTATGCCAACAGCTGCGCCAACCCCATTCTCTATGGCTTCCTCTCCGACAACTTCCGGCGTTCCTTCCAGCGGGTTCTCTGTCTGCGCTGCTGCCTCTTGGATGCTGCTGGCGGGGCGGAGGAAGAGCCCCTGGACTACTACGCCACTGCTCTCAAGAGCAGAGGTGGGGCAGGATGCATGTGCCCCCCGCTCCCCTGCCAGCAGGAGCCCGTGCCACCAGAACCCAGCCGCAAGCACATGCCCCTCACCAAGACCACCATCTTCTGA